A window of Ammospiza caudacuta isolate bAmmCau1 chromosome 20, bAmmCau1.pri, whole genome shotgun sequence genomic DNA:
TGGATCCCACGCTAGCACTTAGTGTCTATCTGAGAGCCAACGTTCCAAACAAGGTCATCCAGTGTTTTGCTGAAACAGGACAAGTCCAGAAGATTGTTTTGTATGCTAAGAAGGTGAGAGAAAATTTATTTGCTCTGTCTGTTCTGTATTTAATAATAACTAGTGCATGTTCCAAAGTAGCTGGAAGTAACTGTGGGGAATCTGAGAGCCTGTACAGTATTTACTTTTGCCTCAAGTTTTTTATGAATAGCTACTGTTAGACTTCACACATGGATCTTTCCCTACTTCCCCATGTAGCCTTTTCCAAAAGAGGAAATCCTGGCTGGGTTGTGTAATCTCCTGACAGTAGCTGTGACTGAGCTCTGTATTTACCAAGGTGTGTGGTGCTCTTGCTGAGTTCTCACTTTCCATCATCTTCTCAGGTTGGATATACTCCAGACTGGATCTTTTTGCTGAGGAATGTAATGAGAATCAGCCCTGATCAAGGACAGCAGTTTGCACAAATGCTTGTTCAAGATGAAGAGCCTCTTGCAGATATAACTCAGGTAAATAACTTTATTGCTGTGAAATGTTGACTTCAAAGCATTAGATTGGTAAGAGGAGCCCTGCTCAAACCATCAGAGCAATGAGTTTGGATTTAGCTATTGATGCTTAAATATACTTCCAGTTCCTAATCAAAAAcctaaatttctttcttttcttttttttttctttttttttttttttttttttgcagattgtGGATGTCTTTATGGAATATAATTTAATCCAGCAATGTACAGCCTTTCTGCTGGATGCACTGAAGAATAATCGTCCCTCAGAAGGTCCCCTGCAAACACGTTTACTTGAGATGAACCTCATGCACGCCCCTCAGGTACTGCTCAGACTCCCTGCGGCTGGACATGGCAAACACTGCTGGGAGTGCTCAGGAACCGAGTGAAAATGTTCCCTGTTCCTTCCAGGTTGCAGATGCCATCCTGGGAAACCAAATGTTTACTCACTATGACCGGGCTCACATAGCTCAGCTGTGTGAGAAGGCTGGTTTGCTGCAGAGAGCACTCGAGCACTTCACAGACCTCTACGACATCAAGCGTGCGGTGGTTCACACTCACCTCCTCAACCCTGAGGTAAGGCATCAAACACCCTGCACCTGCAAATCCTGCCTCTAATAACTGCTCTTTGCTCAGGTCTAAGATGCCTTATGTGTTTTTGCAGTGGTTAGTGAATTATTTTGGGTCCTTGTCAGTAGAAGACTCTCTGGAGTGTCTGCGTGCGATGCTGTCCGCTAACATCCGTCAGAACCTGCAGATCTGTGTCCAGGTGGCTTCCAAATACCATGAACAGCTGTCAACACAGTCACTCATTGAGCTCTTTGAGTCCTTCAAGAGCTTTGAAGGTGAGTCTGTACTTCTGCAAGAGGAGCTGTTGCTCACCTCGTTAcaggtgtgtgtctgtctgctgAAATCTAGAAAGCCATAATCAGCTTAAGTATTTAGGCCTCAAACTGTGTTGAAACAGATCTAAACTTTCAAGTTTCCCTGTTTAGGGTGGATACCACTATTCAGTTgcataatttgtttttctgaaatccTGGAAAATGTTTGGAGATCTAGAAAAACCTAGAATGCTGGCCTCTTGCCTTTGTCCAAAATGGGTGCCTTTAATTTCTGTAGCCTTtgggatttgtatttttaattgagACCAGCAAATAATGTGTTTACTGTTTCTCTGCaggtttgttttatttcctggGCTCCATTGTAAACTTCAGCCAGGATCCAGATGTGCACTTCAAGTACATTCAAGCTGCATGCAAGACAGGACAAATTAAAGAAGTGGAAAGAATCTGCAGGGAAAGCAACTGCTATGATCCAGAACGTGTTAAAAACTTCCTCAAGGTAATGTTTGGGTAACACTGGAATGTCTGGGGCTGTTGGGGGTTCTGACAAAATATGGTATTTCACTAGTGAAATGAGGCAGCTCTGTGAAAACAGATGAGTTGTAACCTTTGCACTTAAGGATCCAAGTGTCCTCAAACCTGAGGTATCTGCCATGTTGACAGTACCTCCTAATGAAGTCTGAGCCTGGAATATTGTCTAAAAAATAAGAATCAGGTCAGTTCCTCACTGTTCTTGCTAAGGTTAATCTGGCTTGAACTCTTAACCTGTAGTAAATGTACCAGCTTACCTAGAACTTGTTAAAAATGTCTGCTATAAAATAGGAAACAGTTTGTTTAACTTGAGAACACCCATAGTGCCAAATGAGTTGATAACTTAATGCTTATTTATAGTGTAATCAACTCCAAGTGAGCAACTACAGAAACAACAGATGAAAAGAGTCAGTTCATTCCATAAATGCTTTCAGATTCAGGGCTGATCTTACTCCTACACATGAAATTTCAGCCAGGTGAGCCATGATTtagctctgctgggagatgcTAGTCAGTGGGAAATATCCTGACTGATGCAGAGCATTGCTGGAGAGTAGGGAAGGATGCTGTGCTCAAAGTTCAGATTCTGTAGTCTTAGTACTGAGCTTATTGACAGACACAACACTGAGAAATACCTTAGGAACCATGTGGGAGGGGAAAACTTTATCTGGGAACATTTCCTGCCTTCGTGTTTGTTGGTTACATAGCATAGTCTTAGATTTTGCTGATCATATCTGAAGATGGCAAAACTCTTCCCAAGAGAATTCTCTAAAACTAACCTGGTGTCACCGAGGTGTAAGGTATGTCATTTGATCAAGCCACCTAAGATATGTTATCAAGCTGTCAAACTCCTGATGAAAGTTAttgttttttgtgctgttccATGTCTGGAATGTGCAGGACATGTACCAGGTAAATCTCCCAGTACAGGCCTCCCTGTGTAAAGTCCTTAAGTGTAATTTATATGTAGGATTATATTCTGGGATGTGCATGTTGGAATAAGTGATCTGAAATATGCATCCGGAATACTGTCTGCCACATAGACCAAGCTTCTGTACTGTAACCATTGTAACCTTATGCTGAAAGTTGGAATGCTTTTAGATAATTAATCTGGTAAGCAGTTTAAGTAGTACTGCTATAGAGCTTAATTCTTACTGTTCTCTAAATCCATAGTTAGGAGGTATCACATGACACATGGCACTCAAAGTTAATTCTGTATCTAAGTTTTACATTATCAACCACAACTTAATCTAGTCATGGttaaatttcttttgaaatcCCAGAGTGCTAATCCTGCACACCAAACACCAGTGGCAACCAAAAATATTCTCTATAGCCTAGGCTTGTAATAGTTGTATTGTGTTGTAAAACTCTGTAGAGTCTGCCATGCAAAGGAGCAGGGTTAAACTCCAAAAAGCTTCTTGCTCCTCACTCCCTGCAGTGGGTGTGAGTGCTCTCACTTTACATCTTGCAAACAATTAGCTGAACAACAAGCTGTCATTATTTGGTTGACTGTTGAGATTGGCTTTCCAAATTCAGCTGCTTTGACAGTTTAAGTGACTGTATTATTTGTCTGCTTAAGTCCAAGAGCAAAAGCAAATTACTAAAGCTCTTCTCTTTCTAGGAAGCTAAACTCACTGACCAGCTGCCTCTCATCATTGTGTGCGACCGCTTTGACTTTGTGCACGACTTGGTGCTGTATTTGTATAGAAATAATCTCCAGAAATATATTGAGATTTATGTACAGAAGGTAGGTGACAGCTTGCCCCTTGGCTTCAGTGAGTCAAATTGATCAGTTTTTACAGTATCATGTACAATTACAGGCAGCATGTTTAAGTATTGTGCAAACAGATTTGTACCTGAAAATGACATTTAAGTGATTAATTAGTGGCCTCCAGTAAATTAGCCCTGATGTGAGTCAGGTCTCGTTCTTCAGTCAGGTTAAGCAGTAACTCCCACTCATGTGCCACTTGGTAGAATAACTTTGGAGTTGTTGAGGTGATTTTAAGTCTCAGTATTTTggagtggggagaaggggaagtTTTCCTTTTAACTTCCTGCAGGGACAAAGTGGATTGCTCAGGAGCTCTTCCTGTGGGAGCTAAGTGAGCCactgggctggggtgggaacACCTGCTGACTGAAGAATTGACTTTTAAGCTTTTTCAGAACCTTAGGAGGCTGGGAGTAAAGGTGGGAAGATGGGGTCAATCTTAACAAGTGGCATTCTGAGGATATGTATTGCCTGCCCTTGCTCCCTGACAGCATCCTGACCTCTTTAAAtgctcctgtgcaggtgaatCCCAGCCGTCTGCCTGTGGTTATTGGGGGACTGCTTGATGTGGATTGCTCTGAAGATGTGATCAAGAACCTCATCCTTGTAGTGAGAGGTCAATTTTCAACTGATGAACTTGTTGCAGAGGTTGAGAAAAGAAACAGGTATTAAACTTCTACAAGTCTCTTACCAATTCTAGTCTGGCAGTGCTTGCTGCTTATCCGTCAGTGCATGTCACACAGCTAAAGCTGGTACTGACACAAGCAGAAGCTGCCGCTGGGTGAGAGCCAGCTCTAATTCTTGCCTGAAGTGGGGATCTTTCCAGATAACTTTGGCGTGTTTTCTTCATAGTGTCAGAAGGTTACACCATTATAATAATGAATCAAAATGTAGGTTAAAACAGAGCACTGGAACTCTGGTTTAGTTCTGACCATCCTACACCAAGACTGGCTTCCAGGGTGTAGAAATCATACAACTGGATATTTACTTACTCAACCTCTAACATGAAAATCACCTTCTTCTAGGCTGAAGCTGCTTCTGCCCTGGCTGGAAGCAAGAATTCACGAGGGCTGTGAGGAGCCTGCCACTCACAATGCACTGGCCAAGATCTACAttgacagcaacaacaaccCAGAGAGGTTCCTGCGTGAGAACCCCTACTATGACAGCCGTGTTGTTGGCAAGTACTGTGAGAAGAGGGACCCTCACCTGGCCTGCGTGGCGTACGAGCGTGGACAGTGTGACCTGGAGCTGATCAATGTATGTatgccaggctgctgcctcttgaTTGACTGCTAACATCAGTGTCAGGGGCTGCATAGAAAGATTTAGGACAAaaatatgggttttttttaaatgtattaagCTGGGAAGTGCATGTTTGTAACACAGAAGAGGGGGTGGCTGTTTAACCTTCCTCTGCAGCTTAATGAGAAACTCTCCTGCTCATTCTAAAATGGGAGGTTAATGGAGTAACAAAGGCTGAGATTTCAGTCTGCCCTCAGTTCAGAGTTACAGTACAATTTTCTGTAGGCTCCATAGCCTTGCCTTCCCTCTGAGCAAGCTGTGCCTCTCTCCAGGTGTGCAATGAGAACTCCCTCTTCAAGAGTCTCTCCCGCTACTTAGTTCGCCGTAAGGACCCCGAGCTCTGGGCCAGTGTGCTGCTGGAAAGCAACCCCTACAGGAGACCCCTGATTGACCAGGTACAGCTGCAGGACATTCACAGCCTTGCCTGTCCCAACTGGATTTGCAGAACCTGACGTCACTCATTTCTGCATGCCTTGCTCTGCCTGCAGGTTGTCCAGACTGCTCTGTCAGAGACCCAGGACCCCGAGGAAGTCTCTGTCACTGTGAAGGCCTTCATGACTGCAGATCTTCCCAACGAGCTCATTGAACTGCTGGAGAAAATCGTTCTGGATAATTCAGTGTTCAGTGAGCACAGGTGTGTGAAATGAAAGCTAAGCCACAGGAAACTTGGAGTTACTGCTGTAATGTGAAACAGCAAATAAACTAATACCTTCTCCAGAGGGGAGGGTGAATTTCTTGATCATTATTTGCTAAGTActgattttttccctcctcaggAACCTGCAGAACCTTCTCATCCTTACAGCTATCAAGGCTGACCGCACCCGTGTCATGGAGTACATCAACCGCCTGGATAACTACGATGCCCCTGATATAGCCAATATTGCTATCAGCAACGAGCTGTTTGAGGAGGCATTTGCTATCTTCAGGAAGTTTGATGTCAACACATCAGCTGTACAGGTATCTTCAATTCTCAGCTTATACAAACTCCCTGTGCATCCCCTCACAAGGACTTTGCTGGTGCTTAACACCAGTTAGCAAAGTGCCCAAAGCTGCTCAGTGTCTTGTCTTACAAAGCAGACACTGTTTCTGTGAAAATAGGTGAGTTTTAACCTTTGCACTTAAAGATCCAAGTGTCCTCAAACCTAAACAACATTTGTTTATTGAAACTTTGTAAGCCTAAAATCACTCACGCTGCGTGGGTTGTGTGGAGTTAGTCCCTCTCTTTTACAAGCTGTGGATCCATTGAGGAACTTAGATAAACTCCAGCTTAGTGTGTTGTGAAAGTGACACTCTTAGCCTTCCTGAGAGTGGCTGATGGTGGTTATCCTTTCCCCAGGTGTTGATAGAGCACATTGGGAACCTGGACCGTGCGTACGAGTTTGCCGAGCGCTGCAATGAACCTGCAGtgtggagccagctggccaaagcacagctccagaaGGGGATGGTGAAGGAAGCAATTGACTCCTACATCAAAGCAGATGATCCTTCCTCATACATGGAAGTTGTTCAAGCTGCTAATGCCAGTGGTATGATTAAGTTTTGTTTACATCTTGGCTGTTGATGTTGCTCAGCTCCTTTGCCTGGTCTGCTCAAACTGCAGTTCTGCCAGACCTGTATCTTCTTGCAAGTAGAGGAATCTGGCCCTTCAAGGACTGCTCTAAATAAGAGTGGGAACAGGTAGTGTATTCCATCTGCAGATAATCAGTGGCctgtaatttctttctttagctAGCTGGAGACTTCTTTCAGAGTCTTTGTATGAAGTTAAATAAGATTTTAGTTAGGCCCATTTTGAGATTATTTGATTAATGCATAATTGGCAGTGTGAAGGTTGTTGATTGTTGGGGCTGTAGAAATATGTCAAAATTAGGCTCAGATTGTTTAAGTTAAGCACAAGTGTCCCCAGTGGTGTGAAATAAACATTCTGAACTCCTTTCCATAGGAAACTGGGAAGAACTGGTGAAGTATCTGCAGATGGCACGCAAGAAGGCCCGGGAGTCGTATGTGGAAACAGAATTAATCTTTGCTCTGGCTAAAACAAACCGCCTGGCAGAGCTAGAGGAGTTCATCAATGGCCCCAACAATGCACATATCCAGCAGGTGAGTGGGGCTGACTTTGTTTTCCTGACTCACAGAGGGGTGTTGGGAATTCTCTCTCTTTGGATATGCACATAGATCTTTAAATTGATTTTGACAAGGGCTTGAATGCCTCACATTGAATGTAAACCACTGGCTGAAAAGGTGCTGGAATaacctggctgtgctctgccccAGGTTGGCGATCGCTGCTATGATGAGAAGATGTATGAAGCTGCCAAGCTCCTGTACAACAACGTGTCCAACTTCGGCCGCTTGGCCTCGACCTTGGTGCACCTGGGCGAGTACCAGGCAGCCGTGGACGGCGCTCGCAAAGCCAACAGCACTCGCACGTGGAAAGAGGTGAATTCACTGCCCCTGAGCTCAGGGCCTCAAAGCTGGGGCCAGCTCAGGAGCCTTGGTTCTAAGCAGTAACACAACTCTCAATTCCAGGTCTGCTTCGCTTGTGTGGATGGAAAAGAATTCCGCCTGGCTCAGCTGTGTGGGCTCCACATTGTAGTGCATGCAGATGAGCTGGAAGAGCTAATCAACTATTACCAGGTAATTAGGCTGACTCCTGTTGTACAGTCAGTTCTGTCATGGCAGCCCTGTCAAAATCTGGGATTCTGGATTGTTTCTGATGTGAaatgtctctgtgtgtgtctctaAGGATCGTGGGTACTTTGAGGAGCTGATCACTATGTTGGAAGCAGCACTTGGGCTGGAGCGAGCACACATGGGGATGTTCACAGAGCTGGCAATTCTCTACTCCAAGTTCAAGCCACAGAAGATGAGGGAGCACTTGGAGCTGTTCTGGTCCAGAGTTAACATTCCCAAGGTGAATATCTGAGGCTTTAAATTTAACTGAAAACGCACCTTTTTGGGCTGTCTGTACCCAGCTTTTGCACAAGCAACTCCTGAGGTTATTAATGGCACTAAAACCTGAGCACTGCTGGAAATTCCAGTTAACAAATATTGCTAATTCTGCCTTTTGCTTAGGTTCTGAGAGCTGCAGAACAAGCCCACCTCTGGGCTGAACTGGTGTTCCTGTATGATAAGTATGAAGAATATGATAATGCCATAATCACAATGATGAATCACCCAACAGATGCTTGGAAAGAAGGCCAGTTCAAAGATATCATCACTAAGGTATTGCTTTCCTGGTGAAAGTTatgtctgtttttcttttggatttcCCCACAATCAAACTCCTGCTCTGAACATGCATCTTTACTCCTCTGTAGGTGGCCAATGTGGAGCTGTACTACAAGGCAGTTCAGTTCTATTTGGAATTTAAGCCTCTGCTGCTCAATGATCTGCTGATGGTGTTGTCCCCTCGGCTTGACCACACTCGTGCTGTCACGTTCTTCACAAAGGTAATTTTCCTGCTATCCacataaaaacaaaagctgGGAAAGCATTGAGCTGTAGtagcatttaaaaatgcttaGCTAccccctgcctgccagggaaaATGCTAAGAGACTTCCACAAAACTGACTTAAATGTGTCTCTCTGATTCCTTGAAGGTTAAACAGCTGCCCCTGGTTAAGCCTTACCTGCGCTCTGTTCAAAATCACAACAACAAATCAGTCAATGAGTCCCTCAACAACCTCTTCATTATTGAAGAAGATTACCAGGTATGTCTTGTCTTGAAGCACTTTGTTCTGGATTTACTTCATATTCTCAGCTTTTGTTTCATGTGTAGAAACACAgagttttctttctcattttcagtAGTTTTTACCTGCTTGCTGTTAACTTCAATTCCTTAAGTGTATGTTCTTCAGCTTTAAAGTGAATTAGTGGTGAGGAACCATGGATTAAGTGGAAAAGTATTAGTGGCTTCCTGAGAGCATTTTGTGTCATTCCTATTGGGGATAGAGTGGCTCTGTTACAAGTGTGACAGCTTTTATTTAACGCAAACAAACACTGGGTGCCACCAAAAGAAGAGGCAAACAGTTGTGATGTCTGGCTGTTTTACTGTTTTCAGAGAACAGCTGCCTGGTTTTCAGAGACTCTTATTAACCTACTGAAAAATACTGACTGAAAATCTAAACTCCATGTGTGTCAAACAGCAGCTTCTCAAACAGAATAGCAGATCTCTGCAGGTGTGGCTGGGGTACTTTATCTTCCTACAAGCAGGAATAGAGAACTAGtggaaaatatttgcattttgtgtGTGCAGTTGTACATCTGAggtgtgacttttttttttttttctgcttcactCAGGCTCTTAGGACTTCTATAGATGCTTATGACAACTTTGACAACATTTCTCTTGCCCAACGTTTGGAGAAGCACGAGCTAATAGAGTTCCGGAGGATCGCCGCCTATCTCTTCAAAGGCAACAACCGCTGGAAGCAGAGCGTGGAGCTCTGCAAGAAGGACAGGCTCTACAAGGtgaggcagcacccagggcagctctACAGCTCTGCCTTGTTGGCTCTTGGTTAACAGCCCCTTGTGGGTTGCTGTGCCCCCTGAGGCTGAggctctgtcctttgcaggaTGCCATGCAGTACGCTTCAGAATCCAAAGATActgagctggcagaggagctgctgcagtggtTCCTACAGGAGAACAAGAGGGAATGCTTTGGTGCTTGTCTCTTCACCTGCTACGATCTCCTAAGGCCGGATGTTGTCTTGGAAACAGCGTGGAGGCACAACATTATGGACTTTGCCATGCCATACTTTATCCAGGTCATGAAGGAATACTTGACCAAGGTAAGAGCAGGTGCCCCTCCAACACCCAGAGCTTGTTAGTCACTGTGGTGAATGCCTTGAGACTTTCTGCTTGCTACTAACATTGGTTTGGGCTTTGTCcaatgtctgtctgtccatgtCCACACTTACTTTTCAGTCCATCTGGGGAGAGACTTCGCCCTCTAAGAGGCTGAAACACTTGCAGGCTTCACCCTCTGCCAATGACAGAACCTACATCAGTAGTATTTGCCTGACCCTGGGCAGTGTCTAAAGTAGTTCCAGGCTCCAGGCATTTCCTGTGCTGTGTCAGTCAGGAATCCCAGCTGGGATCAAGCTTTAACTAAATACTAGACTGTTACTAAAACAGCTTTATAGCTAGACCTAGAGATAACTTGTTCTGCTATGCATTTAACTCTAAAATGTGGCTCTGACACTTAATGGCACTAATTATGATTCAACTCTTATTTGAAGTGACTCAGGGTGGGGGAACTACTTGGTAATGCTCTGACAGACTTGAACAGACTTGAGTTAAATCCAGCTGTCACTAGCAAGATTTTCCCAGATGAAGCTTTTGGAGTATCTTCCAGTGAAATGCTGTAAATTGCTTAATGATTAAGACCTTTCCAAGCTTGAGTTCAGCTTTTACTTTCATGCAGTCAGTGAAGACTAAAGTGCCTGTTTGTCCAGAAATTTGCCTGGCTGTTCTTTCCAAAGGCAGAACTAGCTGTAGTTCTGTAGCTAGCCTGAAATGCTGTTTTGGGGGAGGTGGGCTGAGCAATACAACTGTTTGTCAGAGATGCCTGCACCAAGCTAACACCATGCCTTTGGTGGGAGTAGTAGATTCTTAAAGATAAACATTTCCTGATCTGATAAAGGATTAGGATGTAGCTTTGGTGTAGCTAATGAAGTAAGAGCCAGCAAGAAGCAGAGCTGCCTTTCTAAAGCAGATACTTCTGGTGTACTTTTGTTTTTACTCGCCTGTACCTTAATTATTTCTTCCCTGACGCTTTTGTTTCTACCTTTTTATATGCTAAATATGGAATTTGATTTTTCTAAGCTGCACCTTCTGAATTCCTTTGCAGGTTGATGCAATAAAGGAAAAGGTGAAAGTTGATTCTTGTTTTCCATCTTTAAGTCTGGAGGACTAAGTCTAAGGATTCTGCatgagtttttttctttcctatgttTACTACACTGCTGCTACTGCTTTTTCCCCAAACAAAATATCACTAAAGCATTTGCAAATTGTTTAACTCTCACTAGCTAGTGCTGTAGGAGAAAAGTAGATTCATTTGCTACTAATAAGCTACTAGATCCTCAGGAAGGGCATACAGGTGATCAGTTGGATCACAGTCAGCCTGCAATTGAAACAACACACAAATACTTACAAATGCTATTATTTGACAGCCAATCTGACTGGAACAACCTCCTACAATAAGAAATAAGTCTGTGAATCCCTAAATCAGTCTGGCATTTGCTAGTTGAAGGGCTGTGATCCAGTTCCTGATCTCTGGACCATGACTAATGCGTGCTGACTGTAGGCAGA
This region includes:
- the CLTC gene encoding clathrin heavy chain 1 isoform X1, whose translation is MAQILPIRFQEHLQLQSLGINPANIGFSTLTMESDKFICIREKVGEQAQVVIIDMNDPSNPIRRPISADSAIMNPASKVIALKAGKTLQIFNIEMKSKMKAHTMTDDVTFWKWISLNTVALVTDNAVYHWSMEGESQPVKMFDRHSSLAGCQIINYRTDAKQKWLLLTGISAQQNRVVGAMQLYSVDRKVSQPIEGHAASFAQFKMEGNAEESTLFCFAVRGQAGGKLHIIEVGTPPTGNQPFPKKAVDVFFPPEAQSDFPVAMQISDKHDVVFLITKYGYIHLYDLETGTCIYMNRISGETIFVTAQHEATAGIIGVNRKGQVLSVCVEEENIIPYITNVLQNPDLALRMAVRNNLAGAEELFARKFNALFAQGNYSEAAKVAANAPKGILRTPDTIRRFQSVPAQPGQTSPLLQYFGILLDQGQLNKYESLELCRPVLQQGRKQLLEKWLKEDKLECSEELGDLVKSVDPTLALSVYLRANVPNKVIQCFAETGQVQKIVLYAKKVGYTPDWIFLLRNVMRISPDQGQQFAQMLVQDEEPLADITQIVDVFMEYNLIQQCTAFLLDALKNNRPSEGPLQTRLLEMNLMHAPQVADAILGNQMFTHYDRAHIAQLCEKAGLLQRALEHFTDLYDIKRAVVHTHLLNPEWLVNYFGSLSVEDSLECLRAMLSANIRQNLQICVQVASKYHEQLSTQSLIELFESFKSFEGLFYFLGSIVNFSQDPDVHFKYIQAACKTGQIKEVERICRESNCYDPERVKNFLKEAKLTDQLPLIIVCDRFDFVHDLVLYLYRNNLQKYIEIYVQKVNPSRLPVVIGGLLDVDCSEDVIKNLILVVRGQFSTDELVAEVEKRNRLKLLLPWLEARIHEGCEEPATHNALAKIYIDSNNNPERFLRENPYYDSRVVGKYCEKRDPHLACVAYERGQCDLELINVCNENSLFKSLSRYLVRRKDPELWASVLLESNPYRRPLIDQVVQTALSETQDPEEVSVTVKAFMTADLPNELIELLEKIVLDNSVFSEHRNLQNLLILTAIKADRTRVMEYINRLDNYDAPDIANIAISNELFEEAFAIFRKFDVNTSAVQVLIEHIGNLDRAYEFAERCNEPAVWSQLAKAQLQKGMVKEAIDSYIKADDPSSYMEVVQAANASGNWEELVKYLQMARKKARESYVETELIFALAKTNRLAELEEFINGPNNAHIQQVGDRCYDEKMYEAAKLLYNNVSNFGRLASTLVHLGEYQAAVDGARKANSTRTWKEVCFACVDGKEFRLAQLCGLHIVVHADELEELINYYQDRGYFEELITMLEAALGLERAHMGMFTELAILYSKFKPQKMREHLELFWSRVNIPKVLRAAEQAHLWAELVFLYDKYEEYDNAIITMMNHPTDAWKEGQFKDIITKVANVELYYKAVQFYLEFKPLLLNDLLMVLSPRLDHTRAVTFFTKVKQLPLVKPYLRSVQNHNNKSVNESLNNLFIIEEDYQALRTSIDAYDNFDNISLAQRLEKHELIEFRRIAAYLFKGNNRWKQSVELCKKDRLYKDAMQYASESKDTELAEELLQWFLQENKRECFGACLFTCYDLLRPDVVLETAWRHNIMDFAMPYFIQVMKEYLTKVDKLDASESLRKEEEQATETQPIVYGQPQLMLTAGPSVAVPPQAPFGYGYTAPPYGQPQPGFGYSM
- the CLTC gene encoding clathrin heavy chain 1 isoform X2, which codes for MAQILPIRFQEHLQLQSLGINPANIGFSTLTMESDKFICIREKVGEQAQVVIIDMNDPSNPIRRPISADSAIMNPASKVIALKAGKTLQIFNIEMKSKMKAHTMTDDVTFWKWISLNTVALVTDNAVYHWSMEGESQPVKMFDRHSSLAGCQIINYRTDAKQKWLLLTGISAQQNRVVGAMQLYSVDRKVSQPIEGHAASFAQFKMEGNAEESTLFCFAVRGQAGGKLHIIEVGTPPTGNQPFPKKAVDVFFPPEAQSDFPVAMQISDKHDVVFLITKYGYIHLYDLETGTCIYMNRISGETIFVTAQHEATAGIIGVNRKGQVLSVCVEEENIIPYITNVLQNPDLALRMAVRNNLAGAEELFARKFNALFAQGNYSEAAKVAANAPKGILRTPDTIRRFQSVPAQPGQTSPLLQYFGILLDQGQLNKYESLELCRPVLQQGRKQLLEKWLKEDKLECSEELGDLVKSVDPTLALSVYLRANVPNKVIQCFAETGQVQKIVLYAKKVGYTPDWIFLLRNVMRISPDQGQQFAQMLVQDEEPLADITQIVDVFMEYNLIQQCTAFLLDALKNNRPSEGPLQTRLLEMNLMHAPQVADAILGNQMFTHYDRAHIAQLCEKAGLLQRALEHFTDLYDIKRAVVHTHLLNPEWLVNYFGSLSVEDSLECLRAMLSANIRQNLQICVQVASKYHEQLSTQSLIELFESFKSFEGLFYFLGSIVNFSQDPDVHFKYIQAACKTGQIKEVERICRESNCYDPERVKNFLKEAKLTDQLPLIIVCDRFDFVHDLVLYLYRNNLQKYIEIYVQKVNPSRLPVVIGGLLDVDCSEDVIKNLILVVRGQFSTDELVAEVEKRNRLKLLLPWLEARIHEGCEEPATHNALAKIYIDSNNNPERFLRENPYYDSRVVGKYCEKRDPHLACVAYERGQCDLELINVCNENSLFKSLSRYLVRRKDPELWASVLLESNPYRRPLIDQVVQTALSETQDPEEVSVTVKAFMTADLPNELIELLEKIVLDNSVFSEHRNLQNLLILTAIKADRTRVMEYINRLDNYDAPDIANIAISNELFEEAFAIFRKFDVNTSAVQVLIEHIGNLDRAYEFAERCNEPAVWSQLAKAQLQKGMVKEAIDSYIKADDPSSYMEVVQAANASGNWEELVKYLQMARKKARESYVETELIFALAKTNRLAELEEFINGPNNAHIQQVGDRCYDEKMYEAAKLLYNNVSNFGRLASTLVHLGEYQAAVDGARKANSTRTWKEVCFACVDGKEFRLAQLCGLHIVVHADELEELINYYQDRGYFEELITMLEAALGLERAHMGMFTELAILYSKFKPQKMREHLELFWSRVNIPKVLRAAEQAHLWAELVFLYDKYEEYDNAIITMMNHPTDAWKEGQFKDIITKVANVELYYKAVQFYLEFKPLLLNDLLMVLSPRLDHTRAVTFFTKVKQLPLVKPYLRSVQNHNNKSVNESLNNLFIIEEDYQALRTSIDAYDNFDNISLAQRLEKHELIEFRRIAAYLFKGNNRWKQSVELCKKDRLYKDAMQYASESKDTELAEELLQWFLQENKRECFGACLFTCYDLLRPDVVLETAWRHNIMDFAMPYFIQVMKEYLTKVDAIKEKVKVDSCFPSLSLED